One part of the Treponema peruense genome encodes these proteins:
- the xseA gene encoding exodeoxyribonuclease VII large subunit encodes MTSAEQNNDALSVSQLTGLIKTMLEGSFSNISLKGEISNFRPNASGHLYFSLKDSDAQISAVMFRGRAASLDFTPKDGTLVVVKGSVSVYAPRGNYQIIITSMTKAGAGDILEMIEQRKRQFAQEGLFDSSRKKNIPFFPGTVGIVTSPTGAALRDILQIVRRRNDKVSIVILPALVQGEEAAPSITRMIKIANTYSLCDVLIVGRGGGSLEDLLPFSEECVVRAIANSDIPVVSAVGHEIDWALSDFAADLRASTPSAAAELTVPEKRSVTESIQNAVTDLKTEIDKRIKNMKLLLKTFTPESMELQFRNIELPVLNRFDTVQKQLEQNMQNYIEEKRRKIAQCTQILENCNPQTIFDRGYSMVCDAETGRVIRNASDTAFGKKLLIRPSKGSIYAEVTKTSEVSEQ; translated from the coding sequence ATGACTTCTGCAGAACAAAATAACGACGCGCTAAGTGTCTCCCAGCTTACAGGTCTTATAAAAACCATGCTGGAAGGTTCCTTTTCAAATATTTCTCTCAAAGGCGAAATTTCAAACTTCAGGCCCAATGCATCAGGCCACCTTTACTTTAGCCTTAAAGACAGCGACGCCCAGATTTCTGCAGTTATGTTCCGCGGAAGAGCCGCATCCCTTGATTTTACCCCGAAAGACGGAACTCTTGTTGTCGTAAAAGGTTCCGTAAGCGTATATGCACCGCGGGGTAATTACCAGATAATAATTACTTCAATGACAAAAGCCGGAGCCGGTGATATTCTTGAAATGATTGAACAGAGAAAGCGTCAGTTTGCACAGGAAGGCCTGTTTGACAGTTCAAGAAAAAAGAATATTCCGTTTTTTCCCGGTACGGTAGGTATTGTCACAAGCCCCACAGGAGCTGCCCTACGCGATATTCTCCAGATAGTAAGGCGCCGCAATGACAAAGTAAGCATAGTAATTCTACCGGCTCTTGTTCAGGGAGAAGAAGCTGCACCTTCCATAACAAGAATGATTAAAATTGCAAACACTTATTCACTCTGCGACGTACTGATTGTAGGACGCGGCGGCGGTTCTCTCGAAGATCTGCTTCCGTTTAGCGAAGAATGTGTTGTAAGGGCAATTGCAAACTCAGACATACCCGTCGTCTCGGCTGTAGGTCATGAAATTGACTGGGCATTAAGCGACTTTGCCGCAGACTTAAGGGCCTCGACTCCAAGCGCAGCTGCCGAACTTACAGTTCCCGAAAAACGTTCGGTAACAGAAAGCATACAGAATGCCGTCACCGACTTAAAGACAGAAATAGACAAGCGCATTAAAAACATGAAACTTCTGTTAAAAACCTTCACGCCAGAAAGCATGGAACTCCAGTTCAGAAACATAGAACTTCCTGTTCTTAACCGTTTTGACACTGTACAAAAACAGCTTGAACAGAACATGCAGAATTATATAGAAGAAAAACGCCGTAAAATTGCACAGTGCACACAGATTCTTGAAAACTGCAATCCGCAGACAATCTTTGACAGAGGATATTCAATGGTTTGCGACGCAGAAACAGGCCGCGTAATAAGAAACGCAAGTGACACGGCTTTTGGAAAAAAACTTTTGATACGCCCCTCAAAGGGATCCATATACGCAGAAGTAACAAAAACAAGCGAGGTAAGCGAACAATGA
- a CDS encoding spiro-SPASM protein: MKNIVFLFAGFRQSHAFDKVFSSSSAFARCLVWACGIKDSPDIFIAAVPETEGFVKDAVKACGLKNVSVVSKPSWTTLSLVQAMASSCAAKNAGCAVYSAADRPFLDSALTQEVMDCHSKYLAEYTFADGYPKGFAPEVIDAGTLAILSSLAQDRFKEAGDAPVSSECLWNLIKGDINSFEIECVVAPKDWRLLRLDFSCCSRINLEACKNLYKAALDERIPFKAESLSDFAEKRPDILKTVPAFYNIQISAEDASVADYAPAFLKCTGGMENMGLEKFRALLSQIAEFSETAVVGLSARGEPLKVNSLCDYIESVLSFPGLSVLVETDGTLVTETLADKILVALKNAPARAVKKSAVTWIVMLDAFSEEKYSSMRHGGNFAAAVNAVQILGRRFPSCVYPQFTRVNENEDELEKFYRFWHEKDSPSGGKLIVKKYDSCCAVLPDRKPADLSPLERCPCWHLRRDMIVLCDGSVPLCQECIGEEPAGNVFEEGVQSVWNKIELSSDGTSVSKKDKCGKCDEYYTFNF; the protein is encoded by the coding sequence ATGAAAAATATAGTATTCCTTTTTGCGGGGTTCAGGCAGAGCCACGCTTTTGATAAAGTTTTTTCTTCTTCTTCGGCATTCGCAAGATGTCTTGTCTGGGCTTGCGGAATAAAAGACAGCCCTGATATTTTTATTGCGGCTGTTCCCGAAACAGAAGGTTTTGTAAAGGATGCGGTAAAGGCCTGCGGCTTAAAAAATGTTTCTGTTGTTTCAAAGCCGTCATGGACAACCCTTTCCCTTGTTCAGGCAATGGCTTCTTCCTGTGCCGCAAAAAATGCCGGATGTGCAGTTTATTCAGCGGCAGACAGACCGTTTCTTGACAGCGCCCTTACGCAGGAAGTTATGGACTGCCATTCAAAATATCTTGCGGAATACACCTTTGCCGACGGTTACCCGAAAGGTTTTGCCCCCGAAGTAATTGACGCCGGAACTCTGGCAATTCTGTCATCACTTGCCCAGGACCGTTTCAAAGAGGCCGGAGACGCACCTGTTTCTTCTGAATGCCTGTGGAATCTTATTAAAGGCGATATAAATTCTTTTGAAATAGAATGTGTCGTAGCCCCGAAAGACTGGCGCCTTTTGCGGCTTGATTTTTCATGCTGCAGCAGAATAAATCTTGAGGCATGCAAAAATCTTTACAAGGCGGCTTTGGACGAAAGAATTCCGTTTAAGGCAGAATCTCTTTCTGACTTTGCAGAAAAACGTCCTGACATTTTAAAGACAGTGCCTGCTTTTTACAATATTCAGATTTCGGCAGAAGATGCTTCAGTTGCAGATTATGCCCCTGCTTTTTTGAAATGCACCGGCGGAATGGAAAATATGGGGCTCGAAAAATTCAGGGCTCTTCTTTCGCAGATTGCAGAATTTTCAGAAACGGCTGTTGTAGGACTTTCTGCACGCGGTGAACCGCTCAAAGTAAATTCTTTGTGCGATTATATAGAATCTGTTTTAAGTTTTCCAGGACTTTCAGTGCTTGTAGAAACTGACGGAACACTTGTTACCGAAACCCTTGCAGATAAAATTCTTGTTGCGTTAAAAAATGCACCTGCACGTGCCGTAAAAAAATCTGCTGTTACGTGGATTGTTATGCTGGATGCTTTTTCAGAAGAAAAGTATTCTTCTATGAGGCACGGCGGAAACTTTGCTGCGGCTGTAAATGCTGTTCAGATTCTTGGAAGAAGATTTCCTTCATGCGTTTACCCGCAGTTTACGCGCGTTAATGAAAATGAAGACGAACTTGAAAAATTCTACAGATTCTGGCATGAAAAGGATTCTCCTTCAGGCGGAAAACTTATTGTAAAAAAATATGACTCGTGCTGTGCAGTACTTCCTGACAGAAAACCTGCAGACCTTTCTCCTTTGGAAAGATGTCCCTGCTGGCATTTGAGGCGCGACATGATTGTACTATGTGACGGAAGCGTTCCTTTGTGCCAGGAATGTATCGGTGAAGAACCTGCAGGAAATGTTTTTGAAGAAGGCGTGCAGTCCGTCTGGAATAAAATAGAACTTTCTTCTGACGGAACATCTGTTTCAAAAAAAGATAAATGTGGTAAATGCGATGAATACTATACCTTTAATTTTTAA
- a CDS encoding cytidylyltransferase domain-containing protein, with product MKLRDLFNRKRNKTVLIVQCRLSSTRLPGKALLPLGGKTVLEWVLASMKKVKADRYYLAVDEKSCEQLAPIAFKCGWDFFAGSETDVLDRFCNVIKMSKADTVIRATADNPFLFYEAAQSLAEEYDLRNSTANVDYITYTGLPHGSGVEMFNAHSLLKAASMTSLDYDHEHVGPALYNHPDSFNSLFVRAPARFCRPELRSTIDTAADYRRALAVVQSVSKGGKCDQPYTCEQILQGLDSYCISSPVLFIPSVECGRGTGHLRRCLELAEKTISDVYIPENCTLAETEELLDEARKNGLFEWQIVRNFDSVQDYSMVVTDMFKTPDSLLKKIPRGIKIVALDEGRTDTSYADFVIDVIPSADSERVVNISDPSYMELPLNRRNSVPSCVKKAIVVLGGEDPSNLTVPAAKALAELGIYVTAVMPSQKTSDIPDGISSEQAGFIAFVPPVENLREKLFGYDLVVTHYGFTAFEASAAGCPVILLGTSPLHEKLAKKYSFACLAPSSVTKEKFASLLENPATLVNSAFSEGGKSLSECIISLSKGTRLMCPVCRSRPEHDDAVVARVPERTFRRCSSCGIIYMSWKPYSHPDIYGRSYFTEEYKKQYGKTYLDDFASIKAQCVRRVSIIDFIYRRQHSSVTPVVLDVGCAMGPFLDAANDSGWQVFGTDISAQAVDYVQKTLNYPAVCGSFPDVDLSAEFGIEKFDAVTMWYVLEHFENADAVLKAVSSLLKKGGIFAFSTPSASGISAKFNTEEFYASSPADHYTLWETGRVEQILHRYGFKVVKIVPTGIHPERFPCVKNKNLSDKSLKFKLLGMAAKMMRLGDTFEVYCRKI from the coding sequence ATGAAACTTAGAGATTTATTCAACAGAAAAAGAAATAAAACCGTTCTTATAGTTCAGTGCAGACTTTCTTCAACAAGGCTTCCCGGAAAAGCACTTCTTCCCCTTGGCGGAAAAACTGTTTTGGAATGGGTTCTTGCTTCCATGAAAAAAGTCAAGGCTGACCGCTATTATCTCGCAGTTGACGAAAAAAGCTGTGAACAGCTGGCTCCTATTGCTTTTAAATGCGGCTGGGACTTTTTTGCCGGCTCCGAAACAGATGTTCTGGACAGATTCTGCAATGTAATAAAAATGTCAAAGGCAGACACTGTAATACGTGCCACTGCAGACAATCCGTTTTTGTTTTATGAAGCGGCGCAGTCTCTTGCAGAAGAATACGATTTGCGCAATTCAACTGCCAATGTTGACTACATAACATATACAGGACTTCCACACGGAAGCGGCGTGGAAATGTTCAATGCACATTCTCTTTTGAAAGCCGCATCCATGACCAGTTTGGACTATGATCATGAACACGTGGGGCCTGCTTTGTACAACCATCCCGACAGTTTCAACAGTCTTTTTGTACGTGCACCCGCGAGATTCTGCCGTCCCGAACTCAGGTCTACAATAGATACTGCCGCCGACTACAGACGTGCGCTTGCCGTGGTTCAGTCAGTTTCAAAAGGTGGTAAGTGTGACCAGCCTTATACATGCGAACAGATTCTGCAGGGGCTTGATTCTTACTGTATTTCTTCGCCTGTTCTTTTTATTCCGTCAGTTGAATGCGGAAGGGGAACAGGTCATCTGCGCCGCTGTCTGGAACTTGCAGAAAAAACAATCTCTGATGTTTATATTCCCGAAAACTGCACTCTTGCCGAAACAGAAGAACTTTTGGACGAGGCCAGAAAAAACGGACTCTTTGAATGGCAGATTGTGCGTAATTTTGATTCTGTCCAGGATTATTCCATGGTTGTGACGGATATGTTCAAAACACCTGATTCACTTCTTAAAAAAATCCCGCGCGGAATAAAAATTGTTGCTTTGGATGAGGGCCGCACAGACACTTCGTACGCAGATTTTGTTATAGATGTAATTCCTTCTGCAGACAGCGAGCGCGTTGTAAATATTTCGGATCCTTCTTATATGGAACTTCCACTTAACAGACGCAACAGTGTACCATCATGTGTAAAAAAAGCAATTGTGGTTCTTGGCGGTGAAGACCCGTCAAACCTTACTGTTCCTGCAGCAAAGGCTCTTGCAGAACTTGGAATTTATGTTACTGCGGTAATGCCTTCACAAAAGACTTCTGATATTCCCGACGGAATTTCTTCAGAACAGGCTGGGTTTATTGCCTTTGTTCCGCCGGTAGAAAATCTGCGCGAAAAACTTTTCGGCTATGATCTTGTAGTAACGCATTACGGCTTTACTGCTTTTGAAGCTTCGGCTGCAGGATGTCCTGTCATATTGCTTGGAACTTCACCGCTTCACGAAAAACTTGCTAAAAAATATTCTTTTGCATGTCTTGCACCGTCTTCGGTTACAAAAGAAAAATTTGCATCCCTTCTGGAAAACCCGGCAACCCTCGTAAACAGCGCATTTTCAGAAGGAGGCAAGTCTCTTTCTGAGTGCATCATTTCCCTTTCAAAAGGAACAAGACTTATGTGCCCTGTATGCCGCAGCCGTCCTGAACATGATGATGCTGTTGTAGCACGCGTTCCCGAAAGAACATTCAGACGCTGTTCTTCATGCGGAATAATTTACATGTCATGGAAGCCTTATTCCCACCCGGACATTTACGGAAGATCTTATTTTACCGAAGAATACAAAAAACAATACGGAAAAACCTATCTCGATGACTTTGCTTCAATAAAAGCACAGTGTGTAAGAAGAGTCAGCATCATTGACTTTATTTACAGAAGACAGCATTCGTCTGTAACACCTGTTGTTCTTGATGTAGGATGCGCAATGGGGCCGTTTCTGGACGCAGCAAACGATTCGGGCTGGCAGGTATTCGGAACAGACATTTCTGCTCAGGCCGTTGACTATGTGCAGAAGACACTCAATTATCCTGCTGTGTGCGGTTCATTCCCCGATGTAGATTTGAGTGCCGAATTCGGAATAGAAAAATTCGATGCCGTAACAATGTGGTATGTTCTTGAACATTTTGAAAATGCAGATGCAGTTTTAAAAGCCGTGTCATCCCTTTTGAAAAAAGGCGGAATCTTTGCATTCAGCACTCCTTCTGCTTCGGGAATAAGTGCAAAATTCAATACAGAAGAATTTTATGCATCAAGCCCGGCCGACCACTACACACTGTGGGAAACAGGAAGGGTAGAGCAGATTCTTCACAGGTACGGATTCAAAGTAGTAAAAATTGTTCCGACTGGAATCCACCCGGAACGGTTCCCGTGCGTCAAAAACAAAAACTTAAGTGACAAATCGCTCAAATTCAAACTGCTGGGAATGGCTGCAAAAATGATGCGGCTTGGCGATACATTCGAAGTTTACTGCAGGAAAATATAA
- the xseB gene encoding exodeoxyribonuclease VII small subunit has translation MKNFESNLERLEQLSENIKRSNITLEEALKSFEEGIKLAKGMEKELDSIEGRIQILMNGDSLPEEKKSSKKTAGTEEEPVLDLFSGTTELNGTRA, from the coding sequence ATGAAAAACTTTGAATCAAATCTGGAAAGACTTGAACAGCTATCTGAAAATATAAAAAGAAGCAATATTACCCTTGAAGAAGCACTCAAAAGCTTTGAAGAAGGAATAAAGCTTGCAAAGGGAATGGAAAAAGAACTTGATTCAATAGAAGGACGCATTCAGATTCTTATGAACGGCGACTCGCTTCCCGAAGAAAAAAAATCTTCAAAGAAAACTGCAGGTACAGAAGAAGAGCCTGTTCTTGACCTCTTCAGCGGAACAACAGAGCTTAACGGAACCCGCGCCTGA
- a CDS encoding ATP-grasp domain-containing protein, which translates to MPLQNTNKTVADAQNKEYVLILGAGLMQRPAIEAARELGFAAVVADANPKAVCVPFADIFAPVDLKDREGLLKLAQSFGLNLKAVFTAGTDFSSSVSFVAQKCGLVSHTLEAAENASDKVRMRKCFLEADVPSPDFMQIEQSAIQDFLSSKECAELEFPKVVKPVDNMGARGCRLARDRSELEHSLCEAAKNSRSGRVIVEDYMEGPEFSIDALVHDGTFTVTGFADRHIFYKPYFIEMGHTMPSCVPPQIKLELIEAFAKGAASLGLTEGAAKADIKYTKNGPMIGEIAGRLSGGYMSGWTYPYASSLNLTEQALLIAAGKEPVELVKKRKPLGITSGNFVLYEAECDKTSAERAFISIPGTVSSVYGTDTASSSPFVKNLLFRCGEGSDAEFPRNNVEKCGNAISCSKSAALARSAAEYAVSQLTLRLKPHSEKTDSFLFGQDLPFEKNFPPPAFACTEKTEAALDRLLGESPVFKTGTKASVYFSQIIPLMEGQYDWNKKSFTVTLEQYDQLCPNHQDIEGRSFSRALFKGGIQGMLYVSDGVSYES; encoded by the coding sequence ATGCCTTTACAGAATACAAATAAAACCGTAGCCGATGCGCAGAATAAAGAATATGTTCTCATACTTGGAGCAGGTCTTATGCAGAGGCCGGCCATTGAAGCTGCCAGGGAACTTGGTTTTGCGGCCGTCGTTGCAGATGCCAATCCAAAAGCTGTGTGTGTTCCGTTTGCCGACATCTTTGCTCCGGTAGACTTAAAGGACCGCGAAGGGCTTTTGAAACTTGCACAGTCTTTCGGATTAAATCTTAAAGCCGTTTTTACAGCTGGAACAGATTTTTCTTCATCAGTTTCATTTGTTGCACAAAAGTGCGGCCTTGTTTCACATACTCTTGAAGCGGCAGAAAACGCAAGTGACAAAGTGCGCATGAGAAAATGTTTTCTTGAGGCAGACGTTCCTTCCCCCGATTTTATGCAGATAGAACAAAGCGCAATACAGGACTTTTTGTCTTCCAAAGAGTGCGCTGAACTTGAGTTTCCCAAAGTTGTAAAACCTGTAGACAACATGGGGGCACGCGGCTGCCGTCTTGCTCGTGACAGAAGCGAACTTGAACACTCACTTTGTGAAGCGGCAAAAAATTCGCGTTCGGGCAGGGTAATTGTTGAAGACTATATGGAAGGCCCCGAATTTTCCATTGATGCGCTTGTACATGACGGAACATTTACCGTTACAGGATTTGCAGACCGCCATATTTTTTACAAACCGTATTTTATAGAAATGGGACACACAATGCCGTCTTGTGTTCCGCCGCAAATAAAACTTGAACTCATTGAAGCGTTTGCAAAGGGTGCGGCATCTCTTGGACTTACAGAAGGGGCGGCAAAAGCAGACATCAAGTACACAAAAAACGGCCCTATGATAGGAGAAATTGCAGGTCGTCTTTCAGGTGGCTATATGTCTGGCTGGACATACCCTTACGCATCTTCACTTAACCTTACGGAACAGGCTCTCCTTATAGCTGCAGGAAAAGAACCTGTAGAACTTGTAAAAAAGAGAAAGCCGCTTGGTATAACTTCAGGCAATTTTGTGCTTTATGAAGCTGAATGCGACAAAACCAGTGCAGAACGCGCATTTATTTCCATACCGGGAACAGTTTCTTCTGTATACGGAACAGATACGGCATCGTCTTCTCCTTTTGTAAAAAACCTTCTGTTCAGGTGCGGTGAAGGCTCAGATGCAGAATTCCCCCGCAACAATGTAGAAAAGTGCGGCAATGCAATATCCTGCTCAAAAAGTGCAGCCCTCGCTCGTTCTGCAGCAGAATATGCTGTTTCGCAACTGACACTCCGGTTAAAGCCACATTCAGAAAAAACAGACAGTTTTCTTTTTGGACAGGATCTTCCTTTTGAAAAGAATTTTCCGCCGCCAGCCTTTGCGTGCACAGAAAAAACAGAAGCGGCCCTTGACAGACTGCTTGGTGAAAGTCCTGTATTCAAAACAGGAACAAAAGCATCGGTATATTTTTCACAGATTATTCCGCTTATGGAAGGGCAGTACGACTGGAATAAAAAAAGTTTTACTGTAACACTTGAACAGTACGACCAGCTTTGTCCGAACCATCAGGATATAGAAGGCAGAAGTTTTTCCCGTGCTCTTTTTAAAGGTGGAATCCAGGGAATGCTTTACGTAAGCGATGGAGTATCTTATGAATCGTAG
- the mutL gene encoding DNA mismatch repair endonuclease MutL — MEEKTISQKRRVKVLSPEVARKIAAGEVIDRPNAIVRELMDNAVDSGADRIRVEITSGGIEKIRVIDNGRGMDKEDLQNCARPHATSKIASETDLLNLHTLGFRGEALSSMAAVSRLTVTSGGWKMRASVTEDHIMEPTAEYRGTIVQTEGLFENFPARRRFLKRPASEGTLCRSTFEEKTLPRPDIAFSISMDGEEKLSLPAGQTLKQRFVQAMDFFESEDLFYDVKGSDTNSEWNFDLIIGEPSVTRSNRKNIYIYINGRRVTEYSLVQAIEYGTQGCFPNGTHPVACLFVNIDPSLVDFNIHPAKREVRFKDISSLHHGVSSITKDFFKKYTLSLMDEKSQNDTALEFMDTSFAMTQTEEPAYEEHRDTSFIKQYMPPRRSDTRSRFFSKASVEGRITKPNYIQSLAKTAADLPQNAGTDSETFAQTQPEQNAQNKNDGFHFVGITLGTFIIAEKDDILYIIDQHAAHERIIYNQIMADAGQKQELIVPYTVYTDGKADDNYLEALLPKLNEAGFTGKNCGDGKWEFSSVPLRWKGKEADLARDLLDRRINPGDMINAAAASTACRAAVMDGTVLDEKTAEEIARKALELPDPHCPHGRPVYTAITRRQLFSLVKRI, encoded by the coding sequence ATGGAAGAAAAAACGATTTCACAAAAACGCCGTGTAAAAGTGCTGTCTCCTGAAGTAGCAAGAAAAATTGCGGCAGGAGAAGTAATTGACCGCCCCAACGCCATTGTTCGCGAACTTATGGACAATGCAGTAGACAGCGGCGCAGACAGAATACGCGTAGAAATAACCAGTGGCGGAATAGAAAAAATCAGAGTAATAGACAACGGCCGCGGCATGGACAAAGAAGATTTGCAAAACTGCGCCCGTCCCCACGCAACAAGCAAAATTGCCTCAGAAACAGATCTTCTTAACCTGCATACTCTCGGATTCAGAGGAGAAGCCCTTTCGTCAATGGCGGCCGTATCACGCCTTACGGTAACAAGCGGCGGCTGGAAAATGCGTGCTTCGGTAACAGAAGACCACATTATGGAACCAACTGCAGAATACCGCGGAACAATCGTTCAGACAGAAGGACTTTTTGAAAATTTTCCGGCAAGAAGGCGCTTTTTGAAAAGACCTGCAAGTGAAGGAACACTCTGCCGTTCAACCTTTGAAGAAAAAACCCTTCCCCGCCCCGACATTGCCTTTTCAATAAGCATGGACGGCGAAGAAAAACTTTCACTTCCTGCAGGCCAGACACTAAAGCAGCGTTTTGTCCAGGCAATGGATTTTTTTGAATCAGAAGACCTCTTTTATGATGTTAAAGGTTCTGACACAAATTCTGAATGGAATTTTGACCTTATAATAGGGGAACCGTCAGTAACCCGCAGCAACAGAAAAAATATTTACATTTATATAAACGGGCGCCGGGTAACGGAATATTCGCTTGTCCAGGCTATAGAATACGGAACCCAGGGCTGCTTCCCCAACGGTACACATCCTGTAGCATGTCTTTTTGTAAACATAGACCCGTCACTTGTTGACTTTAACATTCATCCGGCAAAGCGCGAAGTGCGGTTCAAGGACATTTCGTCACTTCATCACGGCGTAAGTTCAATTACAAAGGATTTCTTCAAAAAATATACGCTTTCCTTAATGGACGAAAAATCGCAGAACGACACGGCCCTTGAATTTATGGACACCTCTTTTGCAATGACACAGACAGAAGAGCCGGCTTACGAAGAGCACAGGGATACTTCATTTATAAAACAGTATATGCCCCCGCGCCGCTCGGACACAAGAAGCAGATTCTTTTCGAAAGCCTCTGTAGAAGGAAGAATCACAAAGCCAAACTACATCCAGTCTCTTGCAAAAACCGCCGCAGACCTTCCGCAAAATGCAGGAACAGATTCAGAAACATTTGCACAAACTCAACCGGAACAAAATGCACAGAATAAAAATGATGGCTTTCACTTTGTTGGAATTACCCTCGGAACATTTATCATTGCCGAAAAAGATGACATTCTTTACATAATAGACCAGCACGCGGCACACGAAAGAATAATCTACAATCAGATTATGGCCGACGCAGGACAAAAACAGGAACTTATTGTTCCCTACACTGTCTATACAGACGGAAAAGCCGACGACAACTACCTTGAAGCGCTTCTTCCCAAACTGAATGAAGCAGGCTTTACAGGAAAAAACTGCGGGGATGGAAAATGGGAATTCAGTTCGGTACCGCTCAGATGGAAAGGAAAAGAAGCAGACCTTGCAAGGGATCTTTTGGACAGAAGAATCAATCCCGGTGACATGATAAACGCTGCTGCTGCCTCAACAGCCTGCCGTGCCGCAGTTATGGACGGAACAGTTCTGGATGAAAAAACAGCAGAAGAAATTGCAAGAAAAGCGCTGGAACTCCCTGACCCGCACTGCCCGCACGGAAGGCCTGTATATACGGCAATCACGCGCAGGCAGCTCTTTTCGCTGGTCAAAAGAATTTAG